Proteins from a single region of Urocitellus parryii isolate mUroPar1 chromosome 4, mUroPar1.hap1, whole genome shotgun sequence:
- the LOC144254561 gene encoding interferon alpha-1-like: MALPLAFLLALVVFSCKTTCSLRCDLPQIHNLSLETSEKNEEGALRLLKEMQRIPTSSCLNDREDFALPQKLLEGEKVPRAQAVAALQEMTYQILCLFGTQKAFAAWNKTLLYPFLSGIDQQYQDLKACVTHKVRREKALGITVRKYFLRITDYLKEKEYLPCAWEVVRTEMEKLVSASPKLYERLRSRERDLVQQGNASH, translated from the coding sequence ATGGCCTTGCCCTTGGCTTTCCTGCTGGCCCTAGTGGTGTTCAGCTGCAAGACCACCTGCTCTCTGCGCTGTGACCTGCCTCAGATACACAATCTGAGTCTTGAAACTTCTGAGAAAAATGAGGAGGGGGCACTGAGACTCCTGAAAGAAATGCAGAGAATTCCCACTTCCTCCTGCCTGAATGACAGAGAGGACTTTGCCTTACCCCAGAAGCTGTTGGAGGGTGAGAAGGTGCCCAGGGCTCAAGCTGTTGCTGCCCTCCAGGAGATGACCTACCAGATCTTATGCCTTTTTGGCACCCAGAAGGCCTTTGCTGCTTGGAACAAGACCCTCCTGTACCCCTTCCTCAGTGGCATCGATCAACAGTATCAGGACCTGAAAGCCTGTGTGACCCACAAGGTGAGGCGGGAAAAAGCTCTTGGAATAACTGTTAGAAAATACTTCCTCAGGATCACTGATTACCTGAAGGAGAAGGAATACCTCCCTTGTGCCTGGGAGGTGGTCCGAACAGAAATGGAGAAACTCGTCTCTGCTTCACCTAAGTTGTATGAAAGATTAAGGAGCAGGGAACGAGACCTGGTCCAGCAGGGAAATGCTTCTCACTGA